The Methanothrix soehngenii GP6 genome has a window encoding:
- a CDS encoding 4Fe-4S dicluster domain-containing protein, whose product MATAIEEDFKNEVLRLAGEEVRTCIQCGTCSASCPTAHLMKPSIRRLVKLCLEGRREEALHNETLWLCTSCLLCTVRCPRGIRPKMVVSALKELADREKIESPGKNYDHLFNKQIEEYGRISELPLIGEFLLFYPQGTVQSMKVGLELLPRGKITLEREQVMGKDEVKRIMEELGK is encoded by the coding sequence ATGGCCACGGCAATAGAAGAGGATTTCAAGAACGAGGTATTAAGGCTGGCAGGAGAGGAGGTAAGGACCTGCATTCAGTGCGGCACCTGCTCGGCCAGCTGCCCCACGGCTCATCTTATGAAACCGAGCATAAGAAGATTGGTCAAGCTCTGTCTGGAGGGCAGACGGGAGGAGGCCCTGCACAATGAGACTCTGTGGCTGTGCACATCCTGCCTATTGTGCACTGTGCGTTGTCCCCGGGGAATAAGGCCGAAGATGGTCGTGTCCGCTCTGAAGGAGCTGGCGGACAGGGAGAAGATAGAAAGCCCTGGAAAGAACTACGACCACCTCTTCAATAAGCAGATCGAGGAATACGGTCGGATAAGCGAGCTTCCTCTCATCGGCGAGTTCTTGCTCTTCTATCCCCAAGGGACTGTTCAGTCCATGAAGGTGGGCCTGGAGCTTCTCCCCCGGGGCAAGATAACCCTGGAAAGAGAGCAGGTTATGGGAAAGGATGAGGTCAAGAGGATTATGGAGGAGCTGGGCAAATGA
- a CDS encoding CoB--CoM heterodisulfide reductase iron-sulfur subunit B family protein, producing the protein MKLAYYPGCVSLSTGKEMDRSTRAVFSSLEIELEELEDWNCCGATHVSNEMVATGLAARNMSQTELDIVTSCSICYSNLRAAAMKLEDVEIRAKVNAVLEKEYKGAKIRHALDVILEVLEKDDQGIVVPLKELKVAAYYGCLLSRPPGVYSPEYPVVLEKLIRILQADAVDFRRKTFCCGGPIFMPKEEAANETAYRILKDAKEAGAEVIITVCPLCQFMLDTKQRSVEQRYGEEIGIPVLYVTQLVGIALGLGPDDLGMDMNSVSPMPMMERIYQRMAEQ; encoded by the coding sequence ATGAAGCTGGCTTACTATCCGGGTTGCGTTTCTCTCTCCACGGGAAAGGAGATGGACAGGTCCACCAGAGCGGTCTTTTCGAGCCTTGAAATCGAGCTGGAGGAGCTGGAGGATTGGAACTGCTGCGGGGCAACTCACGTCTCCAATGAGATGGTGGCCACGGGGCTTGCTGCCCGGAACATGTCCCAGACCGAGCTGGATATCGTGACCTCCTGCTCCATCTGCTACAGCAACCTCAGGGCGGCTGCCATGAAGCTGGAGGATGTGGAGATCAGAGCCAAAGTGAATGCCGTCCTGGAAAAGGAGTACAAAGGGGCGAAGATTCGGCACGCTCTGGATGTGATCCTCGAGGTTCTGGAGAAAGATGACCAGGGGATTGTGGTTCCTTTAAAGGAGCTGAAGGTGGCTGCTTATTATGGCTGCCTCCTCTCACGCCCTCCTGGGGTGTACAGCCCGGAGTATCCCGTTGTCCTGGAGAAGCTGATCCGGATTCTGCAGGCGGACGCTGTTGACTTCCGGCGGAAGACCTTCTGCTGTGGCGGGCCGATATTCATGCCCAAGGAGGAGGCTGCCAATGAGACCGCCTATCGAATCCTGAAAGACGCCAAGGAGGCGGGAGCGGAGGTCATCATCACCGTCTGCCCTCTGTGCCAGTTCATGCTGGATACCAAGCAGAGGTCGGTGGAACAGAGGTATGGTGAGGAGATAGGGATTCCAGTTCTCTATGTGACCCAGCTGGTGGGCATCGCATTGGGCCTGGGGCCGGACGACCTGGGAATGGATATGAATTCCGTATCGCCTATGCCGATGATGGAGCGGATATACCAGAGGATGGCGGAGCAGTAG